Proteins from one Astatotilapia calliptera chromosome 8, fAstCal1.2, whole genome shotgun sequence genomic window:
- the rangap1b gene encoding ran GTPase-activating protein 1b has protein sequence MASDDIAQLADALSKTHVGDGELSYKGLGLKLDNAESAEQLARDIKQYQGLRALRLEGNTLGVEAAQAIAKALENKDMLQRCYWSDMFTGRLRSEIPPALRSMGSAILSAGARLTELDLSDNAFGPDGVKGIEQLLKSPSCHTMRELKLNNCGMGIGGGKILAEALIECHRQSSSLGAPLRLRVFIAGRNRLENEGASALAKAFQLMGSLEEIHMPQNGINYSGVMALASAIRHNPELRVLNLNDNTFTKKGSLPMAQALRHLRNIQVINFGDCLVRSEGAVALAAVLREGLPILKELNLSFGEITEAAALVVAQAVADKADMEKLDLNGNCLGEEGCEALREAMENMNKGDVLESLSDDEGDEGDEDDSGNDDDDDNDDDDVSDDCNEENEEGSENGITTNGNSPVSPNSPAEITSFLSCPSAEQLLQLGQLRTHLQQEVDASEPQKAADVILKIGSLYSEDPETKAAVLDTIDAMLKKLLSGSTLQSYCFLSTLLVMMGLLKGEGKTKKALLVPGQLLCLEHAVQQEYFPKHDASLLHIFLSRNGGVLKSCGSARERLSSALERRCQD, from the exons ATGGCTTCAGATGACATTGCTCAGCTGGCTGATGCTCTCTCTAAGACCCATGTTGGTGATGGAGAGTTGAGCTACAAAGGCCTTGGACTGAAGCTTGACAATGCAGAATCAG CGGAGCAGCTGGCCCGAGACATCAAGCAGTACCAGGGTTTGAGAGCTCTACGCCTAGAAGGAAACACTCTGGGAGTTGAAGCTGCCCAAGCCATTGCAAAGGCTCTGGAGAACAAAGACATGCTTCAG AGATGCTACTGGAGTGACATGTTCACTGGAAGACTACGCTCTGAAATCCCACCAGCCCTG AGGTCCATGGGGAGTGCAATATTGAGTGCAGGGGCCAGGCTGACTGAGCTGGACCTGAGTGATAATGCTTTTGGGCCAGATGGTGTCAAAGGAATCGAGCAGCTGCTTAAGAGCCCCTCCTGCCACACCATGAGGGAGCTAAAGCTCAACAATTGTGGTATGGGGATTGGTGGAGGAAAG ATCTTGGCTGAAGCCCTGATTGAGTGCCACAGACAGTCATCGTCTCTTGGAGCTCCACTTAGACTAAGAGTGTTTATAGCAGGGAGGAACCGCCTGGAAAATGAAGGAGCTAGCGCCTTGGCTAAGGCCTTTCAG CTGATGGGCAGCCTTGAAGAGATTCACATGCCCCAGAATGGAATAAACTACTCAGGTGTGATGGCGTTAGCTTCAGCCATTCGACATAACCCAGAGCTTCGAGTCCTCAACCTCAATGACAACACTTTCACCAAGAAGGGCTCGCTGCCCATGGCACAG GCTCTGAGGCATCTCAGGAACATCCAAGTGATCAATTTTGGTGACTGTCTGGTCCGTTCTGAGGGAGCTGTCGCCCTCGCTGCAGTCCTGAGAGAAGGACTGCCAATCCTCAAG GAGCTTAATCTGTCATTTGGTGAGATCACTGAAGCAGCAGCACTAGTGGTGGCTCAGGCTGTTGCAGACAAAGCTGATATGGAGAAATTGGATCTGAACG GTAACTGTCTTGGAGAGGAGGGCTGTGAGGCTTTGAGAGAGGCTATGGAGAACATGAACAAAGGAGACGTGCTCGAGTCACTCAG TGATGATGAGGGAGATGAGGGTGATGAAGATGACAGTGGaaacgatgatgatgacgacaatgatgatgatgatgtcagtGATGACTGcaatgaagaaaatgaagagGGCAGTGAAAACGGCATAACAACAAATGGAAATAGTCCTGTTTCGCCTAACAGTCCT GCGGAGATCACGTCGTTCCTCAGCTGCCCCTCTGCAGAACAGCTTCTCCAGCTGGGACAGTTGAGGACACACCTTCAGCAAGAG GTCGATGCATCTGAGCCACAGAAAGCTGCTGATGTCATTCTGAAAATCGGTTCCCTATATAGTGAAGATCCGGAGACCAAGGCCGCTGTTCTGGATACTATCG ATGCAATGTTGAAGAAGCTCCTCTCTGGCTCCACCCTCCAGTCATACTGCTTCCTCTCCACACTGCTGGTCATGATGGGACTACTCAAG GGAGAGGGGAAGACAAAAAAGGCTTTGCTGGTCCCGGGTCAGCTGCTATGTTTGGAACATGCTGTCCAGCAGGAATACTTCCCTAAGCACGATGCCTCACTGCTTCACATCTTCCTGTCCAG GAACGGTGGGGTTCTCAAGTCATGTGGCAGTGCCAGAGAGAGGCTGAGCTCTGCTTTGGAGAGGAGGTGCCAGGATTAA
- the zc3h7bb gene encoding zinc finger CCCH domain-containing protein 7B isoform X2: MDPERQKRREEIQKAMSFIQSSLPFPEPESYEAFLTQLVCNLLDEGNSCFRDGDWHQATQQYGEGISVARYAQAEALVIPHELLESLYVNRAAAYYQMREYDRGVQDCDSALCVSEGSRRALYRKALCLREMGQLREAYTCGTKCLLTAPNDRQVSDLAQDLANKLGLKGRKAYVSPQTESTATEGDSHGETSTPTGEMSSNGIESLGDIAPDISSAQCIPAPLATPIPVSDDPTTTVVTSCTDLSESPSSQVPPMQYSVPVSEHMDECSSSVIKDELDSLLESIPKKVSETPVGAIPTNLPNTAVGLRPPYSPSLPAPSSQLSQAFFSSSISDIPPLEAYSSLRDQGSTQAQDALGGFSTTSMEGEGKAGVAAGGLDSLSEYTLPGGRVCHSFIPGMRNHSAHANGPAGTNLSLLSRNPLAATHEFRQACHACYSRIGPRVMDYKYQPEAAHRCKRDVLLCRLKNSDDPTWKRIRPRPARNNFLGAFVLCKEVQERQECQYGENCTFAYCQEEIDVWTQERKGALSRELLFDPLGSTERRALSVTRLLQLHMGMFMFLCEECFDSKPRIISKRSKENLAVCSNLTARHPFDDNKCLVHVVRSANVRYSKVRPLHPLCQFDICRHEVRYGCQREDSCSFAHSVIELKCWVLQQDTGITHEEMVQESKRHWQRLEQNAQKQQKPIHIPHPSSSVPVGGLGGMGGGGGVGVGGDCIGGSGVSPVGGLGAGRGRPLNLKMKFVCGQCWREGQVNEPDKNLKYCTAKARHSWTKERRVLLVKSFEKKKWVVVRPLPFSRTYPQQYDMCVHVMKQKKCHYIGNCSFAHSLEERDVWTYMKNNSLRDMQQMYELWLQLTNQSRRSDNSAVTPPPEDKQVTITADYTEAMGGRQLSDGDDL, from the exons ATGGATCCTGAACGGCAGAAACGAAGAGAGGAGATTCAGAAGGCCATGAGCTTTATCCA GTCTTCATTGCCTTTCCCGGAGCCGGAGAGTTATGAG GCATTTCTCACTCAGTTGGTGTGTAACTTGCTGGATGAAGGGAATTCTTGTTTTCGGGATGGAGACTGGCATCAAGCGACCCAGCAGTATGGAGAGGGGATCAGTGTTGCTCGCTACGCCCAGGCTGAGGCTCTCGTCATCCCCCATGAGCTGCTCGAGAGCCTCTACGTCAACAGGGCTGCTGCCTACTACCAGATG AGGGAGTACGATCGCGGCGTTCAGGACTGTGACAGCGCACTGTGTGTGTCAGAAGGAAGTCGCAGGGCTCTGTACCGCAAAGCGCTCTGTCTGAGGGAGATGGGACAACTCAGAGAGGCTTACACATGTGGAACCAAATGTCTCCTCACAGCACCAAAT gacagacaggtgagtgatCTGGCTCAGGATCTAGCCAACAAACTGGGACTAAAGGGTCGTAAGGCCTACGTCAGCCCACAAACGGAGTCTACGGCCACTGAAGGTGACAGTCATGGAGAGACTTCCACACCCACTGGAGAG ATGTCCTCCAATGGAATTGAATCTCTGGGTGACATTGCACCAG ACATCTCCAGCGCACAGTGCATCCCCGCTCCTTTGGCTACTCCTATTCCAGTCAGCGATGACCCAACGACCACTGTGGTAACCTCGTGCACTGACCTCTCAGAGAGCCCCAGCAGCCAGGTGCCTCCCATGCAGTACTCGGTCCCGGTGTCAGAGCACATGGATGAATGCAGCAGTAGTGTTATTAAGGATGAGCTAGACAGCTTGTTAGAATCCATCCCCAAGAAAGTCAGTGAG ACTCCAGTGGGTGCTATTCCCACAAACCTGCCCAACACAGCAGTTGGTCTCCGGCCTCCTTACTCACCCAGCCTTCCAGCCCCTTCATCCCAGCTTTCCCAAGCCTTTTTTAGCTCTTCAATCAGCGACATTCCTCCTCTGGAAGCTTACTCGTCGCTGCGGGACCAGGGCTCCACCCAGGCGCAGGACGCACTGGGAGGCTTTTCCACGACGTCTATGGAAGGAGAAGGGAAGGCAGGAGTCGCCGCTGGGGGACTCGACTCATTGTCAGAGTACACTCTCCCTG GGGGACGAGTGTGTCACAGCTTCATTCCTGGAATGCGCAACCACAGTGCACATGCA AATGGTCCAGCAGGGACCAACCTGTCTCTGCTCTCCAGGAATCCTCTGGCTGCCACACACGAGTTTCGGCAGGCCTGTCATGCCTGTTACAGCAGAATAG GTCCACGAGTGATGGACTATAAGTATCAGCCAGAGGCAGCACATCGCTGTAAAAGAGATGTGCTGCTGTGTCGTCTCAAAAATTCAGACGACCCCACCTGGAAGAGGATTCGGCCCCGGCCTGCACGGAACAATTTCCTGGGGGCTTTTGTACTCTGTAAGG AGGTACAGGAGCGTCAGGAGTGCCAGTATGGGGAGAACTGCACGTTTGCGTACTGCCAGGAGGAGATCGATGTGTGGACTCAGGAGAGGAAAGGCGCTCTGAGTCGAGAGCTGCTGTTTGATCCTCtgggcagcacagagaggcggGCACTGAGTGTCACCAGACTTCTGCAGCTCCACATGGGCATGTTCATGTTCCTCTGTGAG GAATGCTTTGACAGTAAACCTCGCATCATCAGCAAACGCAGCAAAGAAAACTTGGCGGTCTGTTCAAATCTCACAGCTCGACACCCGTTTGACGATAACAA GTGCCTGGTGCATGTGGTAAGGTCAGCCAATGTGCGATACAGTAAGGTGCGtcctcttcaccctctctgCCAGTTTGATATTTGTCGGCATGAGGTTCGCTATGGGTGCCAGCGTGAGGACAGTTGCTCCTTTGCGCACTCTGTCATAGAGCTCAAATGCtgggttctgcagcaggacacag GTATCACCCATGAAGAGATGGTGCAAGAGTCCAAGAGGCACTGGCAACGACTGGAGCAGAATGCACAGAAGCAGCAGAAG ccCATCCATATACCCCATCCAAGCAGCAGTGTTCCTGTAGGAGGGCTTGGGGGAATGGGTGGCGGTGGTGGAGTAGGAGTAGGAGGAGATTGCATAGGTGGCAGTGGTGTGAGCCCAGTGGGTGGGTTAGGAGCAGGAAGAGGTCGCCCCCTCAACCTGAAAATGAAGTTTGTGTGTGGTCAGTGCTGGAGAGAAGGTCAGGTCAACGAGCCGGACAAGAACCTCAAGTACTGTACTGCCAAGGCACGGCACAG CTGGACGAAAGAACGCCGGGTGTTGCTGGTAAAGTCATTTGAGAAGAAGAAGTGGGTTGTTGTTCGGCCTCTTCCCTTCTCCCGCACCTATCCACAGCAATATGAC ATGTGCGTGCACGTGATGAAGCAGAAGAAGTGCCACTATATTGGGAACTGCTCTTTTGCCCACAGTCTTGAGGAGAGGGACGTCTGGACGTAcatgaaaaacaacagct TGAGAGACATGCAGCAGATGTATGAACTGTGGCTGCAGCTCACCAATCAGAGCAGACGCTCAGATAACTCTGCTGTGACCCCGCCCCCAGAAGACAAGCAGGTCACCATAACAGCAGATTACACAGAAGCCATG GGAGGCCGGCAGTTATCGGACGGGGACGACCTTTAG
- the zc3h7bb gene encoding zinc finger CCCH domain-containing protein 7B isoform X1 has translation MDPERQKRREEIQKAMSFIQSSLPFPEPESYEAFLTQLVCNLLDEGNSCFRDGDWHQATQQYGEGISVARYAQAEALVIPHELLESLYVNRAAAYYQMREYDRGVQDCDSALCVSEGSRRALYRKALCLREMGQLREAYTCGTKCLLTAPNDRQVSDLAQDLANKLGLKGRKAYVSPQTESTATEGDSHGETSTPTGEMSSNGIESLGDIAPADISSAQCIPAPLATPIPVSDDPTTTVVTSCTDLSESPSSQVPPMQYSVPVSEHMDECSSSVIKDELDSLLESIPKKVSETPVGAIPTNLPNTAVGLRPPYSPSLPAPSSQLSQAFFSSSISDIPPLEAYSSLRDQGSTQAQDALGGFSTTSMEGEGKAGVAAGGLDSLSEYTLPGGRVCHSFIPGMRNHSAHANGPAGTNLSLLSRNPLAATHEFRQACHACYSRIGPRVMDYKYQPEAAHRCKRDVLLCRLKNSDDPTWKRIRPRPARNNFLGAFVLCKEVQERQECQYGENCTFAYCQEEIDVWTQERKGALSRELLFDPLGSTERRALSVTRLLQLHMGMFMFLCEECFDSKPRIISKRSKENLAVCSNLTARHPFDDNKCLVHVVRSANVRYSKVRPLHPLCQFDICRHEVRYGCQREDSCSFAHSVIELKCWVLQQDTGITHEEMVQESKRHWQRLEQNAQKQQKPIHIPHPSSSVPVGGLGGMGGGGGVGVGGDCIGGSGVSPVGGLGAGRGRPLNLKMKFVCGQCWREGQVNEPDKNLKYCTAKARHSWTKERRVLLVKSFEKKKWVVVRPLPFSRTYPQQYDMCVHVMKQKKCHYIGNCSFAHSLEERDVWTYMKNNSLRDMQQMYELWLQLTNQSRRSDNSAVTPPPEDKQVTITADYTEAMGGRQLSDGDDL, from the exons ATGGATCCTGAACGGCAGAAACGAAGAGAGGAGATTCAGAAGGCCATGAGCTTTATCCA GTCTTCATTGCCTTTCCCGGAGCCGGAGAGTTATGAG GCATTTCTCACTCAGTTGGTGTGTAACTTGCTGGATGAAGGGAATTCTTGTTTTCGGGATGGAGACTGGCATCAAGCGACCCAGCAGTATGGAGAGGGGATCAGTGTTGCTCGCTACGCCCAGGCTGAGGCTCTCGTCATCCCCCATGAGCTGCTCGAGAGCCTCTACGTCAACAGGGCTGCTGCCTACTACCAGATG AGGGAGTACGATCGCGGCGTTCAGGACTGTGACAGCGCACTGTGTGTGTCAGAAGGAAGTCGCAGGGCTCTGTACCGCAAAGCGCTCTGTCTGAGGGAGATGGGACAACTCAGAGAGGCTTACACATGTGGAACCAAATGTCTCCTCACAGCACCAAAT gacagacaggtgagtgatCTGGCTCAGGATCTAGCCAACAAACTGGGACTAAAGGGTCGTAAGGCCTACGTCAGCCCACAAACGGAGTCTACGGCCACTGAAGGTGACAGTCATGGAGAGACTTCCACACCCACTGGAGAG ATGTCCTCCAATGGAATTGAATCTCTGGGTGACATTGCACCAG CAGACATCTCCAGCGCACAGTGCATCCCCGCTCCTTTGGCTACTCCTATTCCAGTCAGCGATGACCCAACGACCACTGTGGTAACCTCGTGCACTGACCTCTCAGAGAGCCCCAGCAGCCAGGTGCCTCCCATGCAGTACTCGGTCCCGGTGTCAGAGCACATGGATGAATGCAGCAGTAGTGTTATTAAGGATGAGCTAGACAGCTTGTTAGAATCCATCCCCAAGAAAGTCAGTGAG ACTCCAGTGGGTGCTATTCCCACAAACCTGCCCAACACAGCAGTTGGTCTCCGGCCTCCTTACTCACCCAGCCTTCCAGCCCCTTCATCCCAGCTTTCCCAAGCCTTTTTTAGCTCTTCAATCAGCGACATTCCTCCTCTGGAAGCTTACTCGTCGCTGCGGGACCAGGGCTCCACCCAGGCGCAGGACGCACTGGGAGGCTTTTCCACGACGTCTATGGAAGGAGAAGGGAAGGCAGGAGTCGCCGCTGGGGGACTCGACTCATTGTCAGAGTACACTCTCCCTG GGGGACGAGTGTGTCACAGCTTCATTCCTGGAATGCGCAACCACAGTGCACATGCA AATGGTCCAGCAGGGACCAACCTGTCTCTGCTCTCCAGGAATCCTCTGGCTGCCACACACGAGTTTCGGCAGGCCTGTCATGCCTGTTACAGCAGAATAG GTCCACGAGTGATGGACTATAAGTATCAGCCAGAGGCAGCACATCGCTGTAAAAGAGATGTGCTGCTGTGTCGTCTCAAAAATTCAGACGACCCCACCTGGAAGAGGATTCGGCCCCGGCCTGCACGGAACAATTTCCTGGGGGCTTTTGTACTCTGTAAGG AGGTACAGGAGCGTCAGGAGTGCCAGTATGGGGAGAACTGCACGTTTGCGTACTGCCAGGAGGAGATCGATGTGTGGACTCAGGAGAGGAAAGGCGCTCTGAGTCGAGAGCTGCTGTTTGATCCTCtgggcagcacagagaggcggGCACTGAGTGTCACCAGACTTCTGCAGCTCCACATGGGCATGTTCATGTTCCTCTGTGAG GAATGCTTTGACAGTAAACCTCGCATCATCAGCAAACGCAGCAAAGAAAACTTGGCGGTCTGTTCAAATCTCACAGCTCGACACCCGTTTGACGATAACAA GTGCCTGGTGCATGTGGTAAGGTCAGCCAATGTGCGATACAGTAAGGTGCGtcctcttcaccctctctgCCAGTTTGATATTTGTCGGCATGAGGTTCGCTATGGGTGCCAGCGTGAGGACAGTTGCTCCTTTGCGCACTCTGTCATAGAGCTCAAATGCtgggttctgcagcaggacacag GTATCACCCATGAAGAGATGGTGCAAGAGTCCAAGAGGCACTGGCAACGACTGGAGCAGAATGCACAGAAGCAGCAGAAG ccCATCCATATACCCCATCCAAGCAGCAGTGTTCCTGTAGGAGGGCTTGGGGGAATGGGTGGCGGTGGTGGAGTAGGAGTAGGAGGAGATTGCATAGGTGGCAGTGGTGTGAGCCCAGTGGGTGGGTTAGGAGCAGGAAGAGGTCGCCCCCTCAACCTGAAAATGAAGTTTGTGTGTGGTCAGTGCTGGAGAGAAGGTCAGGTCAACGAGCCGGACAAGAACCTCAAGTACTGTACTGCCAAGGCACGGCACAG CTGGACGAAAGAACGCCGGGTGTTGCTGGTAAAGTCATTTGAGAAGAAGAAGTGGGTTGTTGTTCGGCCTCTTCCCTTCTCCCGCACCTATCCACAGCAATATGAC ATGTGCGTGCACGTGATGAAGCAGAAGAAGTGCCACTATATTGGGAACTGCTCTTTTGCCCACAGTCTTGAGGAGAGGGACGTCTGGACGTAcatgaaaaacaacagct TGAGAGACATGCAGCAGATGTATGAACTGTGGCTGCAGCTCACCAATCAGAGCAGACGCTCAGATAACTCTGCTGTGACCCCGCCCCCAGAAGACAAGCAGGTCACCATAACAGCAGATTACACAGAAGCCATG GGAGGCCGGCAGTTATCGGACGGGGACGACCTTTAG
- the tefa gene encoding TEF transcription factor, PAR bZIP family member a isoform X2, protein MTTEIPEIFRALLEHPFALPNFDDNDTDKEKLCLGDTDDLGGGGSDMGPSAALTPAIWEKTIPYDGESFHLEYMDLEEFLMENGIPTSPEENLKGTPEGDAMKTENQKATSSAQTKITKLVSPLTLLPIQELDKSQEEVVIITKSDSDITCDVVTEVTTDEDRVTPEPIIPEEIEVEVNYEPDPTDLVLSSVPGGELFDPRKHKFSEGDLKPQPMIKKAKKVFVPDEQKDEKYWQRRKKNNVAAKRSRDARRLKENQITVRAAFLERENTALRTEVAELRKECGRYKNVVGRYENKYGPLAVPDDE, encoded by the exons ATGACCACTGAAATCCCAGAGATTTTCAGGGCTCTTCTTGAGCATCCGTTCGCTCTTCCAAACTTTGACGACAATG ACACCGACAAGGAAAAGCTGTGTCTTGGAGACACCGATGACCTGGGTGGAGGAGGGAGTGACATGGGTCCTTCGGCCGCTCTGACCCCAGCTATCTGGGAGAAAACCATCCCCTATGATGGTGAGAGCTTCCACCTGGAGTACATGGACCTGGAGGAGTTCCTCATGGAGAATGGCATTCCCACGTCACCAGAGGAGAACTTAAAGGGCACGCCAGAAGGAGACGCCATGAAGACGGAGAACCAAAAGGCTACGTCCTCTGCACAGACAAAGATCACCAAGCTAGTGTCTCCATTGACTCTGCTGCCCATTCAGGAGCTGGACAAGAGTCAGGAGGAAGTGGTGATCATCACAAAGAGTGATTCTGACATCACCTGTGATGTTGTTACAG AGGTGACCACTGACGAGGACAGGGTGACTCCTGAGCCCATCATCCCTGAAGAAATTGAGGTTGAGGTCAACTACGAGCCAGATCCTACAGATTTGGTCCTGTCGAGCGTGCCCGGGGGCGAACTGTTTGACCCGCGCAAACACAAGTTCTCTGAAGGTGATCTCAAGCCACAGCCTATGATTAAGAAGGCCAAGAAGGTGTTTGTACCCGACGAACAGAAG GATGAGAAATActggcagaggaggaagaagaacaatGTGGCGGCTAAACGTTCCCGCGACGCCCGCAGGCTGAAGGAGAACCAGATCACTGTCCGAGCTGCGTTCCTGGAGCGTGAGAACACGGCGCTGCGGACGGAGGTGGCCGAGCTGCGGAAGGAATGCGGCCGCTACAAGAACGTTGTGGGGCGATATGAAAACAAATACGGACCACT
- the tefa gene encoding TEF transcription factor, PAR bZIP family member a isoform X1: MSGEPLLVTVETAAGAPSSFPLVLKKIMEMPPPNILDGDDDTDKEKLCLGDTDDLGGGGSDMGPSAALTPAIWEKTIPYDGESFHLEYMDLEEFLMENGIPTSPEENLKGTPEGDAMKTENQKATSSAQTKITKLVSPLTLLPIQELDKSQEEVVIITKSDSDITCDVVTEVTTDEDRVTPEPIIPEEIEVEVNYEPDPTDLVLSSVPGGELFDPRKHKFSEGDLKPQPMIKKAKKVFVPDEQKDEKYWQRRKKNNVAAKRSRDARRLKENQITVRAAFLERENTALRTEVAELRKECGRYKNVVGRYENKYGPLAVPDDE, encoded by the exons ATGTCTGGAGAGCCACTTCTCGTCACGGTGGAGACTGCCGCTGGGGCCCCGAGTTCATTCCCGCTGGTTTTGAAGAAAATAATGGAAATGCCTCCGCCGAATATACTGGACGGAGACGACG ACACCGACAAGGAAAAGCTGTGTCTTGGAGACACCGATGACCTGGGTGGAGGAGGGAGTGACATGGGTCCTTCGGCCGCTCTGACCCCAGCTATCTGGGAGAAAACCATCCCCTATGATGGTGAGAGCTTCCACCTGGAGTACATGGACCTGGAGGAGTTCCTCATGGAGAATGGCATTCCCACGTCACCAGAGGAGAACTTAAAGGGCACGCCAGAAGGAGACGCCATGAAGACGGAGAACCAAAAGGCTACGTCCTCTGCACAGACAAAGATCACCAAGCTAGTGTCTCCATTGACTCTGCTGCCCATTCAGGAGCTGGACAAGAGTCAGGAGGAAGTGGTGATCATCACAAAGAGTGATTCTGACATCACCTGTGATGTTGTTACAG AGGTGACCACTGACGAGGACAGGGTGACTCCTGAGCCCATCATCCCTGAAGAAATTGAGGTTGAGGTCAACTACGAGCCAGATCCTACAGATTTGGTCCTGTCGAGCGTGCCCGGGGGCGAACTGTTTGACCCGCGCAAACACAAGTTCTCTGAAGGTGATCTCAAGCCACAGCCTATGATTAAGAAGGCCAAGAAGGTGTTTGTACCCGACGAACAGAAG GATGAGAAATActggcagaggaggaagaagaacaatGTGGCGGCTAAACGTTCCCGCGACGCCCGCAGGCTGAAGGAGAACCAGATCACTGTCCGAGCTGCGTTCCTGGAGCGTGAGAACACGGCGCTGCGGACGGAGGTGGCCGAGCTGCGGAAGGAATGCGGCCGCTACAAGAACGTTGTGGGGCGATATGAAAACAAATACGGACCACT